Genomic window (Salvelinus alpinus chromosome 13, SLU_Salpinus.1, whole genome shotgun sequence):
CAGTAGAGGCGAGGCGGCTCCAGGTGGCAGCATTCACTTTCAGTCCCTTCACCAAAACTCAAAATTTGCTTAATCCTGCCAATGACATATTGGCATCAGTCTTTACTATGGAAACTCAAGATGGCACTACCCATACCACTAAAAGAAATCCTAATCCTAAAAATAGCGGTTTCTATGTTAAATGCACATGTTTAGTGGATTGAATACATCTCTTTGCTTAGCTTTCCTAAAGTCTTTCCATTCCACTTTTAAGTAACATTCAGTCTTATGTAACCGTACCAAACataatatcatactaatttgagtgtcccggatttacttttactatgttacCTCTAGTCTATGAGAACAGGCTGAGTGATGGCTTGCTTGAGGTAATGTTAAAGTTACCTTAAAAATTTGAGTTATGACCAGTACAATATTCCTCAATTAATATTGCAATGATGTCCTATgatgcattttattttattttttttaattttttttacagcaGTGGTTTTGGCTACAGGAGCAACGGAGAAAAGATTCCTCAACGAACGTGACTATCATAAAGAGTTCTGCTTTAAAGGTCCACTCTGTGCTAGGCTGAAGATTTTGTTGTCTTCAACCTCTGTGATGTCTTCATCTTTGACATTTACATAATAATGGTGGCATACACAGTACCCACTGATTCATGAAGAACAtcacaaaaaaatgtatcatgAGTTTGGTTGAACTGTCTATCCCATCATACAACCCAGAATATAAGATTGCCTTCAAAAGACGGAAGTCTGACAagtctttaattaaacatgtccGAGTACGACGTCTCCTCTACTTTTGGAACCATGATGATTTCTCtgtataaacaaaacaaaaagaaacatGCCAACCCCCCTGACCTGGGAAGTGCAGTAAGGAAACTTCTGACCTGGAAAACTACTAACCACAATCTAAAACAGATCCTAACCTTAATAACCAAGCCCTTAAACCTgacactaaccctaacactcATTTTTAAACTAAATAACATTTTGCAGGTCAGGAGTGTCCGTATAGtcgttgtcccccccccccccccttcaaccAGATCCTGCTGCTGCTTAGGTGTTTGTAGATCTGACTGACAATACCATCTGTATGCAGTATGGCCAACACAGAAGGGATACAGAGAAAGGGTATTTCAGAGCTGGCGTTATTCAAGGACATGCTTCAAATTCAGTTAATGAGTTTCTCAGCCCTAGTAAAGAACACACTTTCATCTTCAAATTCAGTTAACGAGTTTCTCAGCCCTAGTAAAGAACACACTTTCATCTTCAAATTCAGTTAATGAGTTTCTCAGCCCTAGTAAAGAACACACTTTCATCTTCAAATTCAGTTAACGAGTTTCTCAGCCCTAGTAAAGAACACACTTTCATCTTCAAATTCAGTTAATGAGTTTCTCAGCCCTAGTAAAGAACACACTTTCATCTTCAAATTCAGTTAACGAGTTTCTCAGCCCTAGTAAAGAACACACTTTCATCTTCAAATTCAGTTAATCGAGTTTCTCAGCCCTAGTAAGAACACACTCTCTTCAAATGAGTTAGCGAGCCACTTTCATCTTCAAATTCAGTTAATGAGTTTCTCAGCCCTAGTAAAGAACACACTTTCATCTTCAAATTCAGTTAATGAGTTTCTCAGCCCTAGTGAAGAACACACTTTCATCTTCAAATTCAGTTAATGAGTTTCTCAGCCCTAGTAAAGAACACACTTTCATCTTCAAATTCAGTTAATGAGTTTCTCAGCCCTAGTGAAGAACACACTTTCATCTTCAAATTCAGTTAACGAGTTTGAGTTTATTATCAGCACTAGCAAATAACACAGTTTCATCTTCAAATTCAGCTAATGAGCTCATCAGCACTAGTAAAGAGCACACTTTCATTGATAACTATAGTTCAGCAAACTATTTTTCATACACATGATCATGTTCAGTGCCAGAACGACATGATCATGAAACTTTGTTAAAACGCACACACGTCTCTATTTGTCTAAAAACTGAAGCGGTGCATAACCCTGTGTGTCATCCCCCAAATGCTTCTTCAGAAACGGCACAACTTTAAAAAGGTTGATGTGGAAATCTCTGGAGTCATCGTCAGACTCCTGTTGGACGTCGTTGTTACCATCAGTGCACAGATTTTTGGTGCCCCAGCTGATCAATCCAACCTTTGAAGAATGGAAGCGGTGTCAGTACTAATTCATGTACATCAACTGTAGATTAAAGACCCCAGAGGTTTACAAATACATTGTACATAAATAAATATGTAAAATCCCATGTACATAAAAGGATAGAGAAAAAAGTATGAGGGAAATGCACAGAATGTCGCCAATTTCTTACTGCTCCCCTCTGTAGGTAGTGTCTAGTGCCTATATATCTGCTGTAAATAAATGTCTCTAACCTGGATTGTGCGATAATCATAGTTCTTAAACAGAGCACCGCCGGAGTCACctgtgtacacacatacacaatgaaGTGGTAATGTAAGACGAAGTAACGGGACCCTTTTCCTTTAGAAAATTACAACACTACTATTTTAAAACTAGAGAATTTCTCAAtccattgaaaaaaaaaaaaaaaaaatacttagaCAGTGAGTGCATCACACAACATACCTTTGCAGGCAACATGATCTCTAGTAGGTTGACGTCCACCCGAGCACAGGAAGTTCTCAGTGACAACATCCTTCAGATTATCCGATGTTATGCCATCTACCTTAGTAGCCAATTCAATACAATTTTCCCTCTGCACGAGAGAAAAAAAATTAGAGGGacacgtacactaccgttcaaaagtttggggtcacatagaaatgtcctttgttttttgaaagaaaagcaaattttttgtccattaaaataacatcaaattgatcagaaatacagtgtagacattgttaatgttgtaaattactattgtagctggaaacggcagatttttttaatggaatatctacataggcgtacagaggcccattatcagcaaccatcactcctgtgttccaatggcactttgtgttagctaatccaagtttatcattttaaaaggctaattgatcattagaaaacccttttgcaattatgttagcacagctgaaaactgttgttctgattaaagaagcaataaaactggcctttagactagttgagtatctggagcatcagcatttgtgggttcgattacaggctcaaaatggccagaaacaaataactttcttctgaaacttgtcagtctattcttgttctgagaaatgaaggctattccatgcgagaaattgccaataaactgaagatcctgtacaacgctgtgtactattcccttcacagaacagcgcaaactggctctaaccagaatagaaagaggagtgggaggccccggtgcacaactgagcaagaggacaagtacattagagtgaaAAGTGTTTAGTTTTAGAAACagaagcctcacaagtcctcaactggcagcttcattaaataatacccgcaaaacaccagtctcaacgtcaacagtgaagaggcgactccgggatgctggccttctaggcagagttgcaaagaaaaagccatatctcagactggccaataaaaataaaagattaagatgggcaaaagaacacagacacgggacagaggaactctgcctggaaggccagcatccaggagtcgcctcttcactgttgacgttgagactggtgggtctgtctgtctgtgtggtcagACATCATACAAGCACTCACCTGATCCTGGAGCTTAAGTTTGGCATCGCTCCGCTGATCCTTATTATTTTCCTTGTCCTTATCATGTGACATGAAACTGACTTCTTCAATTGGATTTTTTAACAAGAGCTCTTCTGCAAGGAGAGAAATACACGAGACGAGGTAACATACGGTGCCTAATTGAACCTTTCTATATCAGGCTATGCGTATCTTGATGAATAGGCTGTGTGCTGCAATTGCACCTTGTTGCTTGCAGGTGATTTCCTCTCCCGACAATCTTAAAGCACCACTTGTTTCCTTGGTGCAAGGGATGCAAATTGGTCTGAGGAAGACAGTAAAGTAAGAATTCATGAAAGAAACTGTGTTTCTCCAAACAGCTGGATTATTAGATTAagatacataaaaataaaaataaacttaaaTCACTGTGTTCATTCTTGTTCCTTCTGCATCATAACACATACAGAGGTCAAATTATTGTCTCCCTTggtaaagatgagcaaaaataaaGACTATAAAATAAATGATACCAAtcctgagctatattgtatgcaatgTGTGAACATCATAGTATTTTCTACTAATACATTTGCTCAGAGAAAGATTTTGTTCAACAAGTAAATCTCAAAAAGATAACCAAgttggtctaagatccctcccaatgtacccccaatctcataaaacattttagaaaaaggctgtgtcATTATCCTCAcaagagggtgctggagtattgtaaacaggggtgccaataatttatACCCCTATCGTTAAAAAAAAacgaacaaatatatatattacttattttccaacaaaatctctttctctgagcaattgttttAGTAAAAAATAATTTCCCAATTTATTTTAGCATGCAatacagctcagtatttgtaGGATTTATTTCATAGTCTTTTTTGCtcgtctttatcaagggtgccaatcacTTTGCACCTGACCGTATGCGTCTTACCTTGTGTTGATAGAGATATCCACATCATTCTTCAGTTCGACGAGAGCTACGTCATAATCATAGAACTCCTttatcccctctttctctttggCTTTGATATCATAATTAGGGTGTAATATTAGGCGGGATCCCGTTATAACTGTTAGGAGACAGGACCAGAGTAGAAATGAGCAAACCTATTTCATAGAATAGCACCAGTTCATCCTGACATATATTCTGGCAATGATGATAATCACCTGAAAAAACAAGTTGTACtagttgaatttttttttttaggtgtaagtggaaatgtttttggaggAGTGGCTGGTTGCACCTTGATTTTTGCCAACCGTAATCTTGATTTGATCTGCTGTGTCTGTGAACTTGAAGCAGTGAGCAGCAGTCAAGATGAAGCGGGGAGTGACCAGAGACCCCATGCATTTACCATAACTTCCATCCTCATGCTGAccggagcaggagagagaggttgAACATAAATACTGTCAATGACAACATGCAAGCATTTGCATCGATATCTAATCAAAAGGTCAACAATATGTCAATCTTTGTGTGCCCTGGGATGGGACAGGATACAGTTTGTCAGCCATAATGTCGTTTATCACTCTCCCAAAGCACAAACAACCTGAGAAATTGCATTGCAGAACCACACCACGAGTGACAATTGAATTCCAGCCTAAAATGAAAGGCGAGGTctcctggctagctagctaattcatTTCTAATTGGAATTCAAACTATTTTAGTACAGCTGTCATGTATCGCATTGGTAATGATACCTTAACACAGTGCACTGCACACTAAATCAAATATGATCATGAAGAAAGGCCACTGGTGCATTGATGAATAATCAAACACTAAAAATAGTTTCCATTTAGACAAATGAGGCATGAGTAATTACCGGGATGCCAATCCTTGCAATCCAGGGATATCTTACACGTATGGTGTCTGCGGTGTCACGATCGTAGTTTCTATGGAGCCCGCATAGACCCACAACCTTGCTTTCATctacatagagagaggagagaggtggctCAACACACTGATACAAAGACACTCAAATATAGCACTCTCTGAGGGAACAAAGTCCATGCAGAGACACACTGCCATATTTGCTGGTCAAATTAGAAGGACTCACCAATTATTTTATCAAAGGTTTCTTCCAAATCTGTACCATCCTTTAGTTTAAAGTAGTGGTCCTCATTATCCCGTTTTGTCACAAGTGGCTGGATATCCTCATCAAAGATTTCACTTCCAACACCAAAAACATAGATatctaaaaaacaaaaaaaacaagaggAAGTTCCCAAAGCATTAGGCATTAGATGAATCAAGAACATTCACATACTTAGGTAATAGACATAGGAGTTCCGGTTATGTTGGCATATTGAAAAGCGTGGCTTTCTTTTGCAAAATAACTATGAAGTTAACTGACATGCTGAGCAGACCGTCCGCGATGCGTGCACGAGTGTTGCAaaaatgttattcaatcatttcatccaaactgctgCTTGTAGCCAGGCCCTATATTATAGGGTTCTAATAAAGAAGATtggccaatgttccctctaaaaaAACAAAgataaagccttgtgttcctatttGTTTTAAAAAGAATCTCCGGCAGTTGGTGGCAGGTGCACCCGATTCAGCTGCACTGCGTTCCGGGTAGGCAAACTTTTGCCATTTTTAActatttcatgtgtctgaatgtACAAAATCTgcgggcccagagagcaaatcaaatgCATTATATTCCTAcagctggccaatcggatggctcagattacactgcatacagtacagtgcaggcataaaagaaagctacagcaaaaTTGATCATGAGAGATTTCAAAATGTTGAAAACCCTGACTAGAGCGAGACTGTCAACGAACACAGCAAAGGGATGCTGTTTTTATAAGTGAgctcatgtttaagttcttactcagcactgtcaacactttgtattcaacacttttataaagcCATGAAAATGCACGTTCTTCGTATTTCCACTCGGctctacaacaagcactgcagcagtaatgaatgagaaGGAAAGTGTATCTATAAGCTcgcattgttgttattattagcgccTTGGATGTTTCTTAGTATTGAGGAAAAcgtcactttctctgttcataggaggaACATGATTTTGCATTGAGGCAGAAAGAATGTAGTGCCGCTCGAGTTTCGGCATCAGCTGGAAGACAgcgtccctttttggtcagtggagggaaggaggagaagagggatgttgagaggcggaccctcagtctgctgctcagTCTGCGAATTATTTAAATGTAAGCTATACAACAATgtatctattaccggtgtgatcatttAGCCTACCTCAAATGTTGAAATATCATTTAAAACAACAATGCATTTGGCAGGACAATTCAAGCAAATCCAATAtgtggtgataatgtattgggcctatagcttactgcacaaacctcattgctacagtactgtttttaattggttattgTTGCACAGGCTTACGTTTTTTTTAagtaatgttaaaaaaaaaatcagagcggtagatctcagcttgcgttttgactcagaaagtgatcttgactcagaataggttggtgaccactgttctagagttttccctgttaacactatcaacgtttccctttactgtggcaattgtgatcgaatcaacgcactattagccactttcaatgcaacaaaccaaATGAAACTACTTGGCcgctgttaaaactgtaacttaaagcgggcacagcctcagtgttcacagtaaacgcgcgcactggaagttgcacagaactttcacaatgttcaagtttgtgctcagcagacctgacATTTGCTCAATGCTCTAAAAAgattagagggaacattgtgcTTGAGGACCTGCAGTTCCTGCCTCTCCCGTCTACTCATTGGTTTTCACTcgcatattgtcacgccctggccttagttatctttgttttctttattatttttgttaggtcagggtgtgacatgggggatgtttgtgtgtttttgtctagtcaagggtgtttgtagtgtctagggggttttggtagagtttatggggttgtgttcagtgtaggtgtctaggtatgtctatggttgcctgagtggttctcaatcagagacagctgtctatcattgtctctgattgggagccatatttaaggcagccataggcattagacgggttgtgggtaattgtctatgtgatgttgcatgtttgcGCTCAGTGTTATagcagtcacgttcgttttgttattttgtattgtttgttaagtgttcttcattattaaaaggaagaatgtattctaatcacgctgcgccttggtcctctctttcacctatagacgatcgtgacacatatacccacgtgggtgattgaaaggtGAAACTAAAAACTAGCTAGGTTTCCCTTTTTATCTCTGGGATGAACTATTAAAGTAGAGAACACGATTTTGTGACTCAAAATGGGTCAATATTCTACAAAGATCCGGTAAAAAAAGGGCCATATGCATTTCAGGTTAAATAACAACAAATAACATCTCCCAGGACAAATTTGTTAGCAACACCAAGTTAGCTAACTGTCCGTGAATGTTTCGACAtctccccaaattaatatagttggttcacagTTGGTTGTCGTATTTTAACCTGAGTGTCACGGACACGTCTGGCGGGGACAGACAAAATGGGTTGGTCATCTTAATTTAAAATAATTGTCAACATATAATATCACATTAAGATGTGGGATGTTCACTGTATTTCAAGGAACAATATCAGGTCTATTTCGCTCCAACAGCTGGCATATTCTGTTCATCCACAATTCACCAGTGGGAACATGGCGGCTCTCAACAcccaacaacacaaagagttggCCACTACTATTCGAGAGATTGTTTGTGAGGAAATGACCTCTGTCCTCAACTTGCAATTAAAACTGATAAATTAACATATTGCACTGCTCACTTCTAAAGTGGATATCTACGTTTGGAGACAGTGGCCAACGTGACAGACCTGGAAACAGTGCAAACTAAGCTAGATGAGGAAATCAAACTcctaaaatataaaacagaatCACTGAACAATCATTCCTGTAAATTCAATATGCGGGTCACAGGACTTGAAACTGGTTTGGAAGCGGGCAACCCAACTTCCTTCATGAACAATATTTTCGATGAACTGTTTGGGCAGGAGAAGCTGGGTCCCATGCCGTTGATAAACATTGCTCTTCGCAAAGGTCCTCTTCATGAACGGATCTCGTGTATGATTGTACAAATCCACAGTTTTTAAGTCAAACGGCAAATTGTTCGTCTCGCAGCGGAATCGGGGGCTCTGAGGTATGAGGAGAAGAGGATTAGTATCTACCCAGATCTGAGTGCCGAACTGCAGAAACAGAGGGCGACCTACAACGAGGCGAGATCCCAGCTACGCAAGCTAACCCTGAGATGCGGCTTCAGCCACCCGGGAAAACTAATCTTGACCTTCCAGAATACAACACATGTTTTCCAATGCCAAGGAGGCTCAAGATTTATTCAAGAAGCACGTCAAggccagtggcgtgtattcatgaatGTCAAGAGAAGCCAGGCTTCCACAAATATTTGACCAATACatcttttaaaaaatctaaaataatatATCTTTCGTCTCTGTTGTGTTTTAAATATTTTCTGTCAACTCGCAAGTGGCTGAATCTCACTGGAGAATCATCAGAGCGAGGGTAACAGCGCACctctctcagtatgtgtagcacATGTATCTGAGGCTGTCTGAACCAACAGATTTTAACATGTTGCCTCtgtagcatttgattgattgatgccagcaagcatttggcctcccttgataaaataattagccaatcagcgttgtcCCGGTACAGCAAAACGCCCCCCAagggaggccagtttggatttggtttCAGAGCAATCAAATCACTTCCTTTGCAAAACGTGACTGTTTCTGGTCTGTTTGTGTTGATGTCCAGCAGtcgctagcttgctaaatcgccCCTCtcctaagccatggatggagagagtgatttggacttgtggttttgacttaattctctgtacattCTCTGTAatgattctgatctaaccataaattaatatgttgtgccactggcctgagacgattgaagttcaatatgtagcctagtagactcacattaactagctagctagcttagctgGTTCATTGTCGCCCATGTGAGGAAGTCAGGCAAGCAAGCATTTAAGCTAGGTAGCCTATGACAACAAACTCTTTATGACAGAGCCATAGACCATTTTGCCAACATGAACGAGAGGATGGCATTAGCATTCAACTAGACTGCAAGTAGAGTGAATCATCATTTTTTgttttactcacacacacacacacacacacacacacacacacaccacaccacaccacaccacaccacaccacaccacaccacaccacaccacaccacaccacaccacaccacaccacaccacacacacacacacacacacacacacacacacacacacacacacacacatcagtgccATGGACAAATTGTTTTTGGTGTTTTAAACTAAGCATATAGCCTGGTTGATTTGATGTTTAAGtgtaaatggtgctggaatagcggaGGCAGGGCTCCTGTAGTCTTTGTGCTGCCTTGCTGTAACTCCATGGTTTTAAATCAGTcgttgtttatttagtaaactgTCGAAAAcatgaacttgcttgaccatgctataGGTCATATAACTGTTTGTTTcatgcaatatttgctttgtggacttcacaggACAGATGTTGATGAAACAAATGTatgtgtagttgaatttattccgccactgtgtgacagttgtctttttgttgtcacgGTCTTATTGTATAACACGGTGGTGTATGAACGaatgggttatagagcaaacaacgcaactAATACAACagaggttgtaatatggcttttttttacTTGAAAGAATTTGGAAATGCTGTTAACCGCGTTAGAGCGTTCTCAAGAAACCCTCTTTTCAGACCACGTAGCTACTACTCTTTCTAAAGTCAAGACAGAACATCGTTTACTGATAAGACAGAGCAGAATTTGCCATCCTTTGAGTAAGCCTCGACCATTTCTTCCATGGTAATCGTCCCAGTCGTTTACCGGCCAACAAGCTATGCAGTGATGATCAATTAACTGATATAGCAACTATTACATCTGAAACAGGGGAATTACTATAAGATTACTGCAAGATTCTCTCGCTTCTATAAAGAACTGTACACTTCTGATTGTAAATCTACACCAAGTCAGACTAAGTCCTTTCTAAAAGGAAGCCTCCTCGCCGGGAGCCCAATTCTCTCTCAATGAACTCAAAAAGGCATTGGATAGCATGAATAAAGGCACATTTCCTGAATGGGGTGGTATTCCTCCTTAGGTCTATTTAACATTTTGGAATCAATTAGGTCGACTATTGCTGTAAATGATTAATACAGCATTCACAAAAGTTAATTTGGGAGAAATGTGAATACAGGACTAATTTCGCTTctattaaaaaaaggtagggattCCCCCAGTGTTCTTACTATCTTTGATAAACACAAATATTAAACTGTTTTCTAAAATGTTGTCATCCCGTCTCGAGACTTACTTACCCAAATAGGGCCACATGGACGAAAGCGGTTTGTTATAAAGCGTTCATCCTCAGATAACCTCCGTGGACTATTACATATCTAAGATACTCCATCAGAAACAACAGCTCCCTGGGCTGTATAATCTCTCCATGCAGAAAAAGCTTTTGATAGACTAGAATGGACACATCTCTGGCCTGTCTTGAAACATATGGAAATCGTCTCCAATTGATGATTAAAATATGCCAATCCCTCAATGGGTTGGGGTTATCTTTGTATGCATTTCTTTGATTTACTTTTTTTGtacctgtaacccccccccccacacacattttttttctaCAAAACTAAATAAGAAGTTAGTCCcccaaaaaaataacatttatataCTTGAGATAATAGCTGACTCGAATGAATTTGAATATTGTACAGTGCCACAACCCATTGATGTTTGATCATCATTCTCGAGCCAACTGTTGTGTGCACTATGTAGACCCGGGTCAGTCTATAGTTAGACAGACAACTTGTATACAGGAAATGAATCGTTAAGACTAGAACGTCAGGTTGTCATTGAATGCGGTTCTGTCCttcagctgttcttgtctattaatgctctgtattatgtcatgttttgtgtgaaccccaggaagagtagctgctgcttttgcaacaaacagctaatggggatcctaataaaataccaatgtCAAGACAACACAAATAACTTTGACCTCACCAAGATATTGATCCCTTTCTTCCTTTTGATTCATGTAGACCATTTCCCTGATTTTGGCCACTGTGTTTTCGGGCTTACCCCCCATGTTGAAAGCACCTGCAAGAAAAGACAGTCAAGAGATTATTACTGAGCTGACCAAAGCTGAACAGAagctttaaaaaatgtattaaaaaataagCTGCAATCAATATTGCAAGTCAAATACTTTCCAAACAAATATACATGACTAGTAGTACTACGGTACAGTACCATCTGTGAAAAATATGAGGACATGGTGGACCTCCTTGAATAAAGTTTCATTTCGTTGTTTTTGGATAGCCATGCGTTCCAGGATGGTTTTAAAAGCAAGGTTGAGATTGGTCCcaacattttctctctctgtgaaaaagtacacacatacacacacacactatttgtcAAGTTTATGGATAACGGGATGAGTGTATAGTTTGGGCAATGATGATGATGTAAATACATGTAAGGTCAATCTTTGCTCACCTCCATAATTAAAGTTGTCCAAGTCAGCCAAGACTTGTTcaagtttttttcttttttctccaGAAAAATCTAATATGTTGACAACTTCTAATACATCAGAAGCGAAGAAAAGGATTTCGTAATTTGGGCTGACTGCGAAGGAGCTGACCTGTGAAAGCACAAGGTGCAGGACAGAATTACATTTAGATGTGTGTCAAGGAATGGGAGTCATTTTTTGTGTGATGTGCCTACATTAAGGGTTAAGAAGACATGCTCTGGTACTTTTGCGAATACtgagtattttttaaacctcccgctttgggctggatgtgtcaatgtgtagttcataaatacataatctatgagcagaattacagTTTTACCTCAATTCGCCACAATATACTGTAactgtttttctggaagctgtgctgtGCCATTTCCCCTACATTTTCCCTCACGTGGGCAATTCGAGTTCAAGCAATAAGCAATAGCCCCttgccatatacagtgcattcggaaagtattcagaccccttgactttttccacattttgtgacgttacaacctaattctaaaatggattaaacacatttttcaactcatcaatctacacacaatacctcatacgacaaagcgaaaacagttttggggacatttttgcaaatgtattaaaaaaggaaaacagaaataccttatttacataagtattcagaccctttgctatgagactcgaaattgagctcaggtgcatcctgtttccattgatcatccttgagatgtttctacaacttgattggagtccacctgtggtaaattcaattgattggacataatttggaaaggcacacatctgtcgatataaggtcccacagttaaaagtgcatgtaagagcaaaaaccgaggcacagatctggggaatggtaccaaaaaatatctgcagcattgaaggtccccaagaacacagtggcctccattattcttaaatggaagaagtttataaccaccaagactcttcatagagctggccacCTTGCCAAACTGAgctgaacaagaacccgatggtc
Coding sequences:
- the LOC139536936 gene encoding complement factor B-like produces the protein MILSDCWTLCAALLICPLYMGVSVLCEVFCKEKNVGVEGGHYTLTKKLAYGSMLIYHCPDEYYPYPALTRLCQKSGTWSPTPHIRPVQKCKMVECPNPLVLESGSVFPLQMQYFVNNKTTYECYSGYTLRGSASRVCQPNGKWSGGTPICRRDSGGGERCADPGIPAGAGRFGSSFGIDDKVTYHCDEGLHLLGSKERVCQENGQWTGTEPKCYYKHTYDTALEITEAFGSAIRESLQLAAPIDDTDQEGKKITVDKAGKLNIYIAMDISDSIVEDQFNKARNAVKKLITKVSSFAVSPNYEILFFASDVLEVVNILDFSGEKRKKLEQVLADLDNFNYGERENVGTNLNLAFKTILERMAIQKQRNETLFKEVHHVLIFFTDGAFNMGGKPENTVAKIREMVYMNQKEERDQYLDIYVFGVGSEIFDEDIQPLVTKRDNEDHYFKLKDGTDLEETFDKIIDESKVVGLCGLHRNYDRDTADTIRVRYPWIARIGIPHEDGSYGKCMGSLVTPRFILTAAHCFKFTDTADQIKITVGKNQVITGSRLILHPNYDIKAKEKEGIKEFYDYDVALVELKNDVDISINTRPICIPCTKETSGALRLSGEEITCKQQEELLLKNPIEEVSFMSHDKDKENNKDQRSDAKLKLQDQRENCIELATKVDGITSDNLKDVVTENFLCSGGRQPTRDHVACKGDSGGALFKNYDYRTIQVGLISWGTKNLCTDGNNDVQQESDDDSRDFHINLFKVVPFLKKHLGDDTQGYAPLQFLDK